From a region of the Streptomyces venezuelae genome:
- a CDS encoding DUF2277 domain-containing protein, whose translation MCRSIKTLRPPAIPEKATEEEIRAAALQYVRKVSGFRAPAAHNREVFEAAVDAVAEATAALLDGVHVRGQAAPA comes from the coding sequence ATGTGCCGTTCCATTAAGACCCTGCGCCCGCCCGCGATCCCCGAGAAGGCGACCGAGGAGGAGATCCGCGCCGCCGCCCTGCAGTACGTACGGAAGGTGTCCGGGTTCCGGGCGCCCGCCGCTCACAACCGAGAGGTGTTCGAAGCGGCGGTGGACGCCGTCGCCGAGGCCACCGCAGCCCTGCTCGACGGGGTGCACGTACGGGGGCAGGCCGCACCGGCCTGA
- a CDS encoding TRADD-N-associated membrane domain-containing protein, whose product MGELAWGGLVVAVVAVALALMERSLGAGFERKRDEERVRLLAHLAEPDQADTPSVVPGGGKFQDVGGIQHPAAQLGDRRDDFTPILVEYYAYGLTQARSSFATSQRFAGVGAAILLFGVGLAVWKAEGGGELYLGIVTSSAGLVTTLIGQLFHRRADIALKHMADQTASLRDDRRAAETTQQAIELLDTVEDAGLRARLQAGLIMKLSGAELPR is encoded by the coding sequence ATGGGCGAGCTCGCGTGGGGTGGGTTGGTCGTGGCCGTGGTCGCCGTGGCACTGGCGCTGATGGAACGGTCCCTCGGGGCGGGATTCGAGCGGAAGCGCGACGAGGAGCGGGTGCGGCTGCTCGCGCACCTCGCCGAGCCGGACCAGGCCGACACGCCGTCCGTCGTGCCCGGCGGCGGGAAGTTCCAGGACGTCGGCGGGATCCAGCACCCCGCGGCGCAGCTCGGTGACCGGCGGGACGACTTCACACCGATCCTCGTGGAGTACTACGCCTACGGACTGACCCAGGCGCGCAGCAGCTTCGCGACCAGCCAGCGGTTCGCCGGGGTCGGGGCGGCGATCCTGCTGTTCGGGGTCGGACTCGCCGTCTGGAAGGCCGAGGGCGGCGGGGAGCTCTACCTGGGGATCGTCACGAGCTCGGCGGGACTGGTCACCACCCTGATCGGGCAGCTCTTCCACCGGCGGGCCGACATCGCGCTCAAGCACATGGCAGACCAGACCGCCTCGCTGCGGGACGACCGGCGGGCGGCCGAGACGACCCAGCAGGCCATCGAGCTGCTGGACACCGTCGAGGACGCGGGGCTCAGGGCCCGCCTCCAAGCCGGTTTGATCATGAAACTCTCCGGGGCCGAGCTGCCCCGGTAG
- a CDS encoding 50S ribosomal protein bL37 — protein sequence MAKRGNKRRARKKKKANHGKRPNA from the coding sequence ATGGCGAAGCGAGGCAACAAGCGTCGGGCCCGCAAGAAGAAGAAGGCCAACCACGGCAAGCGCCCCAACGCCTGA
- a CDS encoding HGGxSTG domain-containing protein: MTRPRCGAQTAAGRPCTKPAMVNSSRCQLHQGGWSSYAVAQRKKKEAEAKMRKLRKRK, translated from the coding sequence GTGACTCGGCCCAGGTGTGGGGCGCAGACGGCCGCGGGACGGCCGTGCACCAAGCCCGCGATGGTGAACAGCTCCAGGTGCCAGCTTCATCAGGGCGGCTGGTCCAGCTACGCAGTGGCGCAGCGGAAGAAGAAGGAAGCCGAAGCGAAGATGCGGAAGCTGCGGAAGAGGAAGTGA
- a CDS encoding DUF6650 family protein — MKVLEIMRRIKGFSTPLGGVDWELPLPQRAVAEKVLVYLEDRRVLRMSRLEHSVDEAGHCVASVLRIRETLTQILMEPDTGDELAENLKAMRAACRRFLDTVGTDHGGYVHGRREGVVFGAALGELRAVFGIQLAVIAARYKLDLSGDLVSILPAEDTDEECRFAGPASTAR; from the coding sequence GTGAAGGTTTTAGAGATCATGCGGCGGATCAAGGGTTTCAGTACACCGCTCGGAGGTGTGGACTGGGAGCTGCCGCTCCCGCAACGAGCGGTTGCCGAGAAGGTCCTCGTGTACCTGGAGGACCGGCGGGTTCTCAGGATGTCCCGTCTTGAGCACTCGGTCGACGAGGCGGGACACTGCGTCGCATCGGTCCTGAGGATCAGGGAGACGTTGACCCAGATCCTGATGGAGCCCGACACGGGCGATGAACTTGCCGAGAACCTCAAGGCGATGCGTGCCGCCTGCCGCCGGTTCCTGGACACCGTAGGTACCGACCATGGCGGGTACGTACATGGCCGCCGCGAGGGCGTCGTGTTCGGGGCCGCGCTCGGCGAACTGCGAGCGGTCTTCGGGATCCAGCTCGCCGTCATCGCCGCGCGCTACAAGCTCGACCTGTCCGGGGATCTCGTGTCCATCCTTCCTGCCGAGGACACCGATGAGGAGTGCCGATTCGCGGGGCCCGCATCCACCGCTCGCTGA
- a CDS encoding DUF6879 family protein gives MFDSFPLGVSERMDRPAYHADFRRIYESGITYLNKLERGQEFKERGFPSWEAFAAGDWERSLSLIGEKRSIYAQQFREAARLGILERRLRVVEFPVTPYVQWELFVLRLRVELGDNIRVLDARKISEIEESRCVPEVVILGDVAMYEVLYDDDGNAMGSNRFTDKALIQEVTNGFNVLYERADDFDEFFIREISVLDPPSVEAQ, from the coding sequence ATGTTTGATTCCTTCCCGCTCGGGGTCTCCGAGCGCATGGACCGCCCCGCGTACCATGCGGACTTCCGCCGTATTTACGAGAGCGGGATTACGTACCTGAACAAGCTTGAACGAGGGCAAGAGTTCAAAGAGCGTGGATTCCCCAGCTGGGAGGCCTTCGCTGCCGGTGACTGGGAGCGTTCGCTTTCTCTGATCGGCGAAAAGCGCAGCATCTATGCGCAGCAATTCCGCGAAGCGGCTCGGCTGGGAATTCTGGAGCGTCGTCTTCGTGTGGTGGAGTTCCCGGTCACCCCGTACGTGCAATGGGAGCTCTTCGTTCTGCGCCTGCGTGTCGAACTGGGTGACAACATCAGGGTTCTCGACGCTCGAAAGATCTCGGAAATCGAGGAGAGTCGTTGTGTTCCCGAGGTGGTGATCCTGGGGGACGTTGCAATGTATGAGGTGCTCTACGATGACGACGGAAATGCAATGGGATCCAATCGTTTCACTGATAAAGCGCTGATCCAGGAGGTCACGAACGGGTTCAACGTGCTGTACGAGCGCGCGGATGACTTCGATGAGTTCTTCATCAGGGAGATCAGTGTTCTGGATCCGCCCTCTGTTGAGGCGCAGTAG
- a CDS encoding tetratricopeptide repeat protein: MALGCPVQLGFLSQQVPGPWTMETYRLRLKEDEGADPIDQGADALSLEDPRHLAFDSFESRGLPEAAVRLLEATVPSIADAGPHDPMNRLLVPHMLVLLQRVSDPPTVATALVTAIRLCTALHRTGDYPSAWETAQTAADLGEKRLGVEHRLVLAARSRAGRALFRLGRYNEAELLLSRIREAQERLFGADDPDTLDTCHGLQLVLGNLGKRDEAISLLRTTVAGRRRALGSDHPLTLRSRSSLLVLLSASEVRAEEDGALLSLPSECIRHLGLDHTVTLGACHNHAWALYGLGQFDEADQEMCLVVEAYQRRFGPDHPNLLSAQQLFSRILAARGDVTAGIDVMRDVVTKRERSLGVDHPFTVASRQLLDAFRSGRYHPIEA; this comes from the coding sequence GTGGCACTCGGCTGTCCCGTCCAGCTCGGCTTCCTTTCTCAGCAAGTGCCCGGTCCCTGGACGATGGAGACCTATAGGCTCCGTCTCAAGGAAGACGAAGGAGCTGATCCCATCGACCAGGGAGCCGATGCTTTGTCACTGGAGGATCCCCGGCACCTGGCATTCGACTCGTTCGAGAGCCGCGGCCTGCCTGAAGCGGCAGTTCGCCTGCTCGAGGCGACCGTGCCAAGCATTGCGGATGCGGGCCCGCACGATCCGATGAATCGGTTGTTAGTACCTCACATGCTCGTCTTGCTGCAACGCGTCAGCGACCCGCCGACAGTGGCTACCGCGCTGGTTACGGCAATCAGACTGTGCACCGCTTTGCACCGTACGGGTGACTACCCGTCCGCCTGGGAAACAGCCCAGACCGCTGCAGACCTTGGCGAAAAGCGACTCGGCGTGGAGCACCGCCTCGTACTGGCTGCCCGCTCCAGAGCCGGCCGGGCACTCTTTCGGCTGGGCAGGTACAACGAGGCCGAGCTGCTGCTCAGCCGTATCCGCGAGGCACAGGAGCGGCTGTTCGGGGCCGACGATCCTGACACGCTGGACACCTGCCACGGCCTTCAACTCGTACTCGGAAACCTCGGGAAGCGAGACGAGGCCATCTCGCTTCTCCGGACGACGGTTGCCGGTAGACGGAGGGCACTGGGTTCTGATCACCCACTCACGTTGCGCTCTCGCTCAAGCCTGCTGGTACTGCTGTCCGCGTCTGAGGTCCGCGCTGAAGAAGACGGAGCCCTGCTGTCCCTTCCCTCGGAGTGCATCCGACACCTCGGACTCGATCACACAGTGACCTTGGGCGCCTGTCACAACCATGCCTGGGCGCTGTACGGCCTGGGCCAATTCGACGAGGCCGATCAGGAGATGTGCCTGGTCGTCGAGGCATACCAGCGTCGATTCGGACCAGACCATCCGAACTTGCTGTCGGCCCAGCAACTATTCTCCCGCATCCTGGCTGCCCGGGGCGACGTGACTGCAGGAATCGACGTCATGAGAGATGTCGTGACAAAGCGAGAACGAAGCCTGGGAGTTGACCACCCGTTCACTGTTGCCAGCCGCCAACTTCTAGACGCGTTCAGGTCAGGCCGGTATCACCCCATAGAAGCCTGA
- a CDS encoding DUF4383 domain-containing protein translates to MARVLHPVNAQLDDHLPTDHKLGKVYRVGAGLTGLLLVVFGILGLVNQIGFFDTGGDTVLALNTNGALSVLSICIGALLIFGMVVGGTFASTLNIVLGVLFIASGFVNLALLDTGLNFLAFRIQNVLFSFVVGVMLMWFGMYGRVGSALPHDNPYWRARHPEQAAREDRVRRVQGRAPVMHGRCP, encoded by the coding sequence ATGGCCCGCGTGCTGCATCCCGTCAACGCGCAGCTCGACGATCATCTGCCGACCGATCACAAGCTCGGCAAGGTGTACCGGGTCGGGGCGGGGCTGACGGGTCTGCTGCTGGTGGTGTTCGGGATTCTGGGACTGGTCAACCAGATCGGCTTCTTCGACACCGGTGGGGACACCGTGCTGGCCCTGAACACCAACGGGGCGCTGAGCGTGCTGTCGATCTGCATCGGCGCGCTGCTGATCTTCGGGATGGTGGTGGGCGGTACCTTCGCCTCGACCCTGAACATCGTGCTGGGTGTGCTCTTCATCGCGAGCGGGTTCGTGAATCTCGCGCTGCTGGACACGGGGCTGAACTTCCTGGCCTTCAGGATCCAGAACGTGCTGTTCAGTTTTGTCGTCGGCGTGATGCTGATGTGGTTCGGGATGTACGGGCGGGTGGGCAGCGCCCTGCCGCACGACAATCCGTACTGGCGGGCCCGCCACCCCGAGCAGGCGGCCCGGGAGGACCGGGTGCGGCGCGTTCAGGGCCGGGCTCCGGTGATGCACGGCCGCTGCCCGTAG
- a CDS encoding FmdB family zinc ribbon protein — MPRYDYRCRTCDDTFEVSRPMAESSAPADCPAGHSDTVKLLSAVAVGGTSSAPAPAMGGGGGCCGGGGCG, encoded by the coding sequence ATGCCTCGATACGATTACCGCTGCCGGACCTGCGACGACACCTTTGAGGTCAGCCGGCCCATGGCCGAGTCCTCCGCGCCCGCCGACTGCCCGGCGGGGCACTCCGACACCGTGAAGCTGCTGTCCGCCGTCGCCGTGGGCGGTACCAGCAGCGCCCCCGCGCCCGCGATGGGCGGCGGAGGCGGCTGCTGCGGTGGTGGCGGCTGCGGCTGA
- a CDS encoding O-methyltransferase, whose translation MTKGNSTKITDELYRYMLDHNPPLDRVQRGLVATTYTKFPDVAGMQSAEEQGPLLAFLVRLTGARHIVEVGTFTGFSALSMAQALPADGRLIACDVSEEWTRYGRQAWEDAGVADRIDLRIAPALETLRAMPAEPHIDMAYVDADKQSQISYWEELVPRLRTGGLIVTDNTLYHGTVLDESAMGAAAGVRAFNDHVSADPRMESVLLAISDGLTLSRKR comes from the coding sequence ATGACCAAGGGCAACAGCACCAAGATCACGGACGAGCTGTACCGGTACATGCTCGACCACAACCCCCCGCTGGACCGGGTCCAGCGGGGCCTGGTGGCGACGACGTACACCAAGTTCCCGGACGTGGCCGGGATGCAGTCGGCAGAGGAGCAGGGGCCGCTGCTGGCCTTCCTGGTGCGGCTGACGGGCGCCCGCCACATCGTGGAGGTCGGCACCTTCACGGGCTTCTCGGCCCTGTCGATGGCCCAGGCACTGCCCGCCGACGGCCGCCTCATCGCCTGCGACGTCTCGGAGGAGTGGACGCGCTACGGCCGGCAGGCCTGGGAGGACGCGGGCGTCGCCGACCGCATCGACCTGCGCATCGCGCCCGCGCTGGAGACCCTGCGCGCGATGCCGGCCGAACCGCACATCGACATGGCCTACGTGGACGCGGACAAGCAGAGCCAGATCTCCTACTGGGAGGAGCTCGTGCCGCGACTGCGTACCGGCGGGCTGATCGTCACCGACAACACGCTGTACCACGGCACGGTCCTCGACGAGTCGGCCATGGGCGCGGCGGCCGGAGTCCGCGCCTTCAACGACCACGTGTCGGCGGACCCGCGCATGGAATCCGTCCTGCTCGCGATCTCGGACGGCCTGACGCTCTCGCGCAAGCGCTAG
- a CDS encoding HAD family hydrolase produces MTVLVASDLDRTLIYSAAALGLTMPDPAAPRLLCVEVHESKPLSYMTETAAGLLAELTADPSVVFVPTTTRTRKQYQRIRFPGRPAPYAICANGGQLLVDGVPDRDWRRQVAARLAEECAPLEEVHQHLLATADPAWLRKARLAEDLFTYLVVERALVPDEWLKSLTRWAEDRGWTVSLQGRKIYAVPRPLTKSAAMREVARRTGASTTLAAGDSLLDADLLLAADAAWRPGHGELADAAWTAPTVTALAAAGVLAGEEIVRAFAREAARLGRLDA; encoded by the coding sequence GTGACTGTCCTCGTAGCCAGTGATCTCGACCGTACGCTCATCTACTCGGCGGCCGCCCTCGGCCTGACCATGCCCGACCCGGCCGCCCCCCGGCTGCTGTGCGTCGAGGTCCACGAGAGCAAGCCGCTGTCCTACATGACGGAGACGGCGGCGGGACTGCTGGCGGAGCTGACGGCCGATCCTTCGGTGGTCTTCGTCCCCACCACCACCCGGACCCGCAAGCAGTACCAGCGCATCCGCTTCCCCGGCCGCCCGGCCCCGTACGCCATCTGCGCCAACGGCGGGCAGCTGCTCGTCGACGGGGTCCCGGACCGGGACTGGCGGAGGCAGGTCGCGGCGCGCCTGGCGGAGGAGTGCGCACCCCTGGAGGAGGTGCACCAGCACCTGCTGGCCACCGCCGACCCGGCGTGGCTGCGCAAGGCGCGCCTGGCGGAGGACCTCTTCACGTACCTCGTCGTCGAGCGGGCCCTGGTCCCGGACGAATGGCTCAAGTCCCTGACCCGGTGGGCCGAGGACCGCGGCTGGACGGTCTCCCTCCAGGGCCGGAAGATCTACGCGGTCCCGCGCCCGCTCACCAAGAGCGCCGCGATGCGCGAGGTCGCCCGCCGTACGGGAGCCTCCACCACCCTCGCGGCCGGCGACTCCCTGCTGGACGCGGACCTGCTGCTGGCGGCGGACGCGGCCTGGCGCCCGGGCCACGGCGAACTGGCCGACGCGGCCTGGACGGCGCCGACGGTGACCGCACTGGCTGCGGCGGGTGTCCTGGCGGGCGAGGAAATCGTGCGCGCATTCGCCCGGGAGGCCGCCCGACTGGGCAGACTGGACGCATGA
- a CDS encoding phosphoribosyltransferase, whose protein sequence is MKTTRKGKTIEEVWSGTWVADRLGVGLADSGDGPPLTELLGLALRRNPKRAHLLVSQVLGKHVPQSPAVVHAAGFGLGERVRALLGEDGAAAAVVLGYAETATGLGHCVADGLGLAPYLHSTRRPVPGVRAAGGFEEAHSHATSHLLLPEDPLLLAGSGPLVLVDDEFSTGNTVLNTIRDLHARHPRSHYVVVALVDMRSPADRDRLTAFAAELGARVDLIALASGTVSLPEGVLERGQALVEEHEDRPVQPAAAPTRIPGAAPADGPAPVTRVALDWPAGVPDGGRHGFTTAHRAALEAALPAMAGQLTAALGDRPGRVLVLGNEELMYAPLRLAKALEEAGAAREVRFSTTTRSPVLAVDDPGYAIRTRLVFPAHDAPADGPGNRYAYNVHRTDGAGFDAVVAVVDSAGDTPELHAGLLAALAPHTGHLVLAVVPSYTPDRREPKPIMTEPTEPLTDPLIEPLTDPLTEPTLREPSGGPLREALGAPLRGPAFSSYAPEDVGWLLQDFSDVELEAPTEEREEAIQAGGAHYAESLPVEYQPSPQYQELYGSALAASAVRVARAVGTVTETVLAERSPSPVLVSLARAGTPVGVLMRRWARARHGLDLPHYAVSIVRGRGIDANALRWLAAHHDPADVVFVDGWTGKGAITRELRDALAEFEGFNPEIVVLADPGSCVDTYGTREDFLIPSACLNSTVSGLVSRTVLRSDLVGPADFHGAKFYRELAGADVSVAFVDTVAAHFDEVADAVGEEVKELLAADRTPTWEGWAAVERISEEYGIHDVNLVKPGVGETTRVLLRRVPWKILAQRGAGADLDHVRLLAEQRGVPVEEVDGLPYTCVGLIHPRYTRGATGADGKAVASK, encoded by the coding sequence ATGAAGACCACGAGGAAAGGCAAGACGATCGAAGAGGTGTGGTCGGGAACCTGGGTCGCGGACCGGCTGGGCGTGGGCCTGGCGGACTCCGGTGACGGCCCGCCGCTGACCGAGCTGCTCGGACTGGCCCTGCGGCGCAACCCCAAGCGCGCCCACCTGCTGGTCTCGCAGGTCCTCGGCAAGCACGTCCCGCAGTCCCCGGCGGTCGTCCACGCCGCCGGTTTCGGCCTCGGCGAACGCGTCCGCGCCCTCCTCGGCGAGGACGGGGCCGCGGCCGCCGTGGTCCTCGGCTACGCCGAGACCGCGACCGGCCTCGGCCACTGCGTGGCGGACGGCCTCGGCCTCGCCCCCTACCTGCACTCCACCCGCCGGCCCGTGCCGGGCGTCCGGGCGGCCGGCGGCTTCGAAGAGGCGCACTCGCACGCCACCTCGCACCTGCTGCTGCCCGAGGACCCGCTGCTGCTCGCCGGCAGCGGGCCCCTGGTCCTGGTCGACGACGAGTTCTCCACCGGCAACACGGTCCTGAACACCATCCGCGACCTGCACGCCCGCCACCCCCGCTCGCACTACGTCGTCGTCGCCCTCGTCGACATGCGCTCGCCTGCCGACCGCGACCGGCTCACCGCCTTCGCCGCCGAGCTGGGCGCCCGCGTGGACCTCATCGCCCTCGCCTCGGGAACCGTGTCCCTCCCCGAGGGGGTACTGGAACGCGGCCAGGCCCTGGTGGAAGAACACGAGGACCGGCCCGTCCAGCCCGCGGCCGCGCCCACCCGGATCCCGGGCGCAGCCCCGGCGGACGGCCCGGCGCCGGTCACACGCGTCGCGCTCGACTGGCCCGCCGGCGTCCCCGACGGCGGCCGGCACGGCTTCACCACCGCCCACCGCGCCGCGCTGGAGGCGGCCCTGCCCGCGATGGCCGGGCAGCTCACGGCCGCGCTCGGCGACCGGCCCGGGCGAGTCCTCGTACTCGGCAACGAGGAGCTGATGTACGCCCCGCTGCGCCTCGCCAAGGCCCTGGAGGAGGCGGGAGCGGCCCGCGAGGTCCGCTTCTCGACCACCACCCGCTCGCCCGTGCTCGCCGTCGACGACCCCGGCTACGCCATCCGCACCCGGCTGGTCTTCCCGGCCCACGACGCCCCGGCCGACGGCCCCGGCAACCGCTACGCCTACAACGTCCACCGCACGGACGGCGCCGGCTTCGACGCCGTCGTCGCCGTCGTGGACTCGGCCGGGGACACCCCCGAGCTGCACGCGGGACTGCTGGCGGCCCTCGCCCCGCACACCGGCCACCTGGTGCTGGCCGTCGTCCCGTCCTACACACCCGACCGGCGGGAGCCGAAGCCGATCATGACCGAGCCCACCGAGCCGCTGACCGATCCACTCATCGAGCCGCTGACCGATCCGCTCACCGAGCCGACCCTGCGTGAGCCTTCGGGCGGGCCGCTGCGCGAGGCCCTGGGCGCGCCCCTGCGCGGACCCGCCTTCTCCTCGTACGCCCCCGAGGACGTCGGCTGGCTGCTCCAGGACTTCTCCGACGTCGAGCTGGAGGCGCCGACGGAGGAACGCGAGGAGGCGATACAGGCCGGCGGCGCGCACTACGCCGAGTCCCTGCCCGTCGAGTACCAGCCGTCCCCCCAGTACCAGGAGCTGTACGGCAGCGCGCTGGCCGCCTCCGCCGTCCGCGTGGCCCGGGCCGTCGGCACGGTCACCGAGACCGTCCTCGCCGAGCGCTCCCCGTCCCCGGTCCTGGTCTCCCTGGCCCGCGCCGGCACCCCCGTGGGCGTACTGATGCGCCGCTGGGCCCGCGCCCGCCACGGCCTGGACCTGCCGCACTACGCCGTCTCCATCGTGCGCGGCCGCGGCATCGACGCCAACGCCCTGCGCTGGCTGGCCGCCCACCACGACCCGGCCGACGTCGTCTTCGTCGACGGCTGGACCGGCAAGGGTGCCATCACCCGCGAGCTGCGAGACGCCCTCGCCGAGTTCGAGGGCTTCAACCCGGAGATCGTCGTCCTCGCCGACCCGGGCTCCTGCGTGGACACCTACGGCACCCGGGAGGACTTCCTGATCCCCTCCGCCTGTCTCAACTCCACCGTCTCCGGTCTCGTCTCGCGTACGGTTCTGAGGTCCGACCTCGTCGGTCCCGCCGACTTCCACGGCGCGAAGTTCTACCGCGAGCTCGCCGGAGCCGACGTCTCCGTCGCGTTCGTCGACACCGTCGCCGCCCACTTCGACGAGGTGGCCGACGCCGTCGGCGAGGAGGTCAAGGAACTCCTCGCCGCCGACCGCACCCCCACCTGGGAGGGCTGGGCCGCGGTCGAGCGGATCAGCGAGGAGTACGGCATCCACGACGTGAACCTCGTCAAGCCCGGCGTCGGCGAGACCACCCGTGTCCTGCTGCGCCGGGTGCCGTGGAAGATCCTGGCGCAGCGCGGCGCCGGGGCCGACCTGGACCACGTACGGCTGCTCGCCGAGCAGCGCGGCGTCCCGGTGGAAGAAGTCGACGGGCTGCCCTACACGTGCGTAGGACTCATCCACCCCCGATACACGCGCGGTGCCACCGGCGCCGACGGAAAGGCTGTGGCCTCGAAGTGA
- a CDS encoding HpcH/HpaI aldolase/citrate lyase family protein, protein MRHFGHITPTVRKDLFHQEPAEFTGASPSRVLAAALGATLYSPATRPTLAADVRKQAGRGVVSMVLCLEDSISDGDVTGAEENLVRHFSELDDDGGELPLLFIRVRTPEQIPDLVRRLGSSVRRLAGFVLPKFDERRGIAFLEAVAEAEAVAGLPRLYAMPVLETPDLLHLETRALALAGISRTVNSHRERVLALRLGVTDFCSAYGLRRTPDMTAYDVQIVAGVIADVVNVLSRADGTGFTVTGPVWEYFRSQQRLFKPQLRRSPFLEEGVEELRTALIEHDLDGLLREIELDRANGLLGKTCIHPAHVTPVHALSVVSHEEFCDAQDILRPERGGGGVMRSAYTNKMNEVKPHRAWAERTMLRAEVFGVAKEEVGFVDLLTAGLQV, encoded by the coding sequence CCTGGGAGCCACCCTCTACAGCCCGGCCACCCGGCCCACGCTCGCGGCCGACGTCCGCAAGCAGGCCGGCCGCGGAGTCGTCTCGATGGTCCTCTGCCTGGAGGATTCCATCAGCGACGGCGACGTCACCGGAGCCGAGGAGAACCTCGTCCGGCACTTCTCCGAGCTCGACGACGACGGCGGAGAGCTCCCGCTGCTCTTCATCCGCGTCCGCACGCCCGAGCAGATACCCGACCTGGTGCGCCGGCTGGGCAGCTCCGTGCGGCGCCTGGCCGGATTCGTACTCCCCAAGTTCGACGAGAGGCGCGGAATCGCCTTCCTCGAAGCCGTCGCCGAGGCCGAGGCGGTCGCCGGGCTGCCCCGCCTGTACGCCATGCCGGTCCTGGAGACCCCGGACCTCCTCCACCTCGAAACCCGCGCCCTGGCCCTCGCCGGCATCTCCCGCACGGTCAACAGCCACCGCGAGCGCGTCCTCGCACTGCGGCTCGGCGTGACCGACTTCTGCTCCGCCTACGGACTGCGGCGCACCCCCGACATGACCGCCTACGACGTCCAGATCGTGGCCGGCGTCATCGCGGACGTCGTCAACGTCCTCAGCCGCGCCGACGGCACCGGCTTCACGGTGACCGGCCCCGTCTGGGAGTACTTCCGCAGCCAGCAGCGCCTCTTCAAGCCGCAGCTGCGCCGCAGCCCCTTCCTGGAGGAGGGCGTGGAGGAACTGCGCACCGCCCTGATCGAGCACGACCTGGACGGACTGCTGCGCGAGATCGAGCTGGACCGGGCCAACGGACTGCTCGGCAAGACCTGCATCCACCCCGCCCACGTCACGCCCGTGCACGCGCTGTCGGTGGTCTCGCACGAGGAGTTCTGCGACGCGCAGGACATCCTGCGGCCCGAGCGCGGCGGCGGCGGAGTGATGCGCAGCGCCTACACGAACAAGATGAACGAGGTGAAGCCCCACCGGGCCTGGGCGGAGCGCACCATGCTGCGCGCCGAGGTCTTCGGTGTGGCCAAGGAGGAGGTCGGCTTCGTCGACCTGCTCACGGCCGGGCTCCAGGTGTGA